One region of Alcanivorax sediminis genomic DNA includes:
- a CDS encoding SDR family oxidoreductase, which yields MVQWRDSKVNRNGVELAVRTWSENKSPSVVLVHGYPDANHVWEKVAERLSQNFKVVAYDVRGAGQSSVPKGRAAYKLRELRNDLHAVLDATCPGEKVHLVAHDWGSIQTWESVTDPGAEERIASYTTLSGPCLDHVGQWMKRNLKDNPAAVLNQLTHSWYIMAFQLPVLAPTLWKAGLAKAWPNVLKRTEKLVSESSPTQLKDGVHGIELYRANMLPCLLKPRERFTRVPVQLIVARQDNYVRPAMLEDLPNWTDQLWRRELDTGHWGPLLQHPEITARWIREFIQHIEGAPASGPLKRAKVNPDQKRGPDSGKVVVITGAGSGIGRETALAFGRRGALVLCTDINTDAAARTANTIVAEGGEALSRKCDVSNTRSMETLAAYVEKELGAPDIVVNNAGIGLSGSLLDTSVQDWQQVLGVNLWGVIHGSRLFARQMVDQAKAGHIVNVASAAAFLPSRMLPAYATSKSAVLMFSECLRAELADQGIGVSAICPGIIDTGIAGSTRFVGVDNEEQQRRREHANSLYQRRAFTPDRVAAAIISAVENNRAVVPVSPEAWGMQWLGRFTPSLARNLAQVEITP from the coding sequence ATGGTGCAATGGCGCGACAGCAAGGTAAACCGCAACGGCGTAGAGCTGGCAGTGCGAACCTGGAGCGAAAACAAGAGCCCCAGCGTGGTACTGGTCCACGGCTACCCGGACGCCAATCATGTCTGGGAAAAAGTGGCAGAGCGGCTCAGCCAGAACTTTAAAGTGGTCGCCTATGACGTGCGTGGCGCCGGGCAGTCTTCTGTTCCCAAAGGGCGGGCCGCCTACAAGCTCCGAGAGCTGCGTAACGACCTGCACGCCGTGCTGGACGCCACCTGCCCCGGCGAGAAAGTCCACCTGGTCGCCCACGATTGGGGCTCCATACAGACCTGGGAATCGGTTACCGACCCCGGCGCCGAAGAGCGCATTGCCTCCTACACCACCCTCTCCGGCCCTTGCCTGGACCATGTTGGCCAGTGGATGAAGCGCAACCTCAAGGACAACCCGGCCGCCGTACTCAACCAGCTGACTCACTCCTGGTACATCATGGCCTTCCAGCTGCCTGTGCTGGCACCAACCCTGTGGAAAGCCGGGCTCGCCAAGGCCTGGCCCAATGTGCTCAAGCGCACCGAAAAACTGGTCAGCGAATCCAGCCCCACCCAGCTGAAGGACGGGGTGCACGGCATCGAGTTGTATCGGGCCAACATGTTGCCCTGTCTGCTCAAACCCCGTGAACGCTTTACCAGGGTCCCGGTGCAATTGATCGTGGCCCGCCAGGACAACTACGTGCGCCCCGCCATGCTGGAAGATCTGCCGAATTGGACCGACCAATTGTGGCGTCGTGAGCTGGATACTGGCCACTGGGGGCCACTGCTTCAGCACCCGGAGATTACCGCCCGCTGGATTCGCGAATTTATCCAGCATATTGAAGGCGCACCGGCCAGCGGCCCCCTCAAACGTGCCAAGGTCAACCCGGACCAGAAACGTGGCCCTGACAGCGGCAAAGTGGTGGTGATCACCGGTGCCGGCTCCGGCATCGGCCGTGAAACCGCCCTGGCCTTTGGTCGCCGTGGCGCCCTGGTACTGTGTACCGACATCAACACCGACGCCGCCGCCCGTACCGCCAACACCATTGTGGCAGAAGGTGGTGAGGCACTAAGCCGCAAATGCGACGTCAGCAACACCCGCTCCATGGAAACCCTGGCCGCCTATGTGGAAAAGGAACTGGGCGCGCCGGATATCGTCGTCAACAACGCGGGCATTGGCCTGTCCGGTTCCCTGCTGGATACCAGTGTGCAGGACTGGCAGCAGGTGCTAGGCGTGAATCTGTGGGGCGTCATCCACGGTTCCCGCCTGTTCGCCCGCCAGATGGTGGATCAGGCCAAGGCCGGGCACATCGTCAACGTGGCTTCCGCCGCAGCCTTCCTGCCCTCACGAATGCTGCCCGCCTATGCCACCAGCAAAAGCGCAGTGCTGATGTTCAGTGAGTGCCTGCGCGCCGAGCTGGCCGATCAGGGCATCGGCGTCAGCGCCATCTGCCCCGGCATCATTGATACCGGCATCGCCGGCAGCACCCGTTTTGTGGGCGTTGATAACGAGGAGCAGCAGCGTCGCCGGGAGCATGCCAACAGCCTCTATCAGCGTCGTGCCTTTACGCCGGACCGGGTCGCTGCCGCCATTATCAGTGCGGTGGAAAACAACCGCGCGGTGGTTCCCGTCAGCCCGGAAGCCTGGGGCATGCAGTGGCTCGGCCGCTTCACCCCCAGTCTGGCGCGCAATCTGGCGCAGGTGGAAATCACGCCCTAG
- a CDS encoding M24 family metallopeptidase, translated as MTAFWTPDQQALAPYLEAKSLAEKCLQIIAAALQPGMSEADCQLLIRDWLRAHRVFDPARPPRVRFSGGPARRRFGLNRPGKRRYRPGMSYILQCDAVLSGYAAKACLNGPDGHSQLAPLQQQLSAWQQALPLALARGETPQQVAEQFPAIRQQYRLAPITGNLPEGNRIGEGPLIPGLWQWQFSLNQSGHGVAGSEFLIVDDLGPRWLNEATNALVIDTHTLTQ; from the coding sequence ATGACCGCATTCTGGACTCCGGACCAGCAAGCGCTGGCCCCCTACCTTGAGGCGAAAAGTCTCGCCGAGAAATGCTTACAGATTATCGCCGCGGCCCTGCAGCCGGGCATGAGCGAAGCTGACTGCCAACTGCTGATTCGGGACTGGCTGCGCGCCCATCGCGTGTTTGATCCTGCTCGTCCACCTCGGGTTCGTTTCTCCGGCGGCCCAGCCCGCCGTCGCTTTGGCCTGAACAGACCCGGAAAGCGGCGTTACCGGCCCGGCATGAGCTATATACTCCAGTGCGATGCAGTGCTAAGCGGCTATGCCGCCAAAGCCTGCCTCAATGGCCCGGACGGCCACAGCCAGCTGGCACCCCTTCAGCAACAGCTGAGCGCCTGGCAGCAGGCCTTGCCCTTGGCACTGGCCCGGGGCGAGACACCGCAACAGGTGGCCGAGCAATTCCCGGCCATCCGTCAGCAGTATCGTCTGGCCCCCATTACCGGCAACTTGCCGGAAGGCAATCGCATCGGCGAAGGCCCCCTGATTCCTGGTCTGTGGCAGTGGCAATTCAGCCTCAACCAGTCAGGCCATGGGGTGGCCGGCAGCGAATTTCTGATCGTGGATGACCTGGGACCACGCTGGCTGAACGAAGCCACCAACGCCCTGGTGATCGACACCCATACCCTGACACAGTAA
- a CDS encoding metal-dependent hydrolase, whose product MALSILPIRRNLKFNLNPAKALTWHKDGLNVSQFLNTMSLFFPVGERFFIDSVRKYRDQITDPDLQKAVTAFIGQEAMHGREHDEYNNFVADAGIPLHAQEAFVARLLQAVQDYTPDAFQLAATVALEHLTAILGGGLLDLPEIMEGSDEGYKAIWNWHALEETEHKAVAFDVYTTVIGDDSNLGAYALRTSTLVAATGIFFALMIPFYLHNVRIKGGLFDFKGWRAVARHTWGRKGIFLNITKPWFDWFKPGFHPWDHDNREQLENFEKLLGNILRDAA is encoded by the coding sequence ATGGCGCTATCCATTCTACCTATTCGTCGCAATCTGAAGTTCAACCTGAACCCGGCAAAGGCGCTTACCTGGCACAAGGACGGGCTCAATGTCAGCCAGTTCCTGAACACCATGAGCCTGTTTTTCCCGGTCGGTGAACGCTTCTTTATCGACAGCGTACGCAAATACCGTGACCAGATCACGGATCCAGACCTGCAAAAGGCCGTCACCGCCTTTATCGGCCAGGAGGCCATGCATGGCCGTGAACACGACGAGTACAACAACTTCGTCGCCGACGCCGGCATTCCACTCCATGCCCAGGAAGCCTTTGTCGCCCGTCTGCTTCAGGCTGTTCAGGACTATACCCCGGATGCCTTCCAGCTGGCAGCAACGGTAGCGCTGGAGCACCTGACGGCCATCCTCGGTGGTGGCCTGCTGGATCTGCCCGAGATCATGGAAGGGTCAGACGAGGGCTACAAGGCTATCTGGAACTGGCATGCGCTGGAAGAAACCGAGCATAAGGCGGTGGCCTTCGACGTGTATACCACCGTGATTGGCGATGACAGCAATCTAGGCGCTTATGCCCTTCGCACCAGCACCCTGGTTGCTGCCACCGGCATCTTCTTTGCGCTGATGATCCCCTTCTACCTGCATAACGTGCGCATCAAGGGTGGCCTGTTTGATTTCAAGGGCTGGCGAGCCGTGGCCAGACACACCTGGGGGCGCAAGGGCATCTTCCTGAACATCACCAAGCCCTGGTTCGACTGGTTCAAGCCCGGCTTCCACCCGTGGGACCACGATAACCGCGAGCAGCTGGAGAACTTCGAGAAACTGCTCGGCAACATCCTCCGGGATGCGGCTTAA